In the genome of Spirochaetia bacterium, one region contains:
- a CDS encoding putative DNA binding domain-containing protein, whose amino-acid sequence MELVELYDILLKGEDSKNQFKQNFTNSDSLAAEMVAFSNSDGGRIFIGVADDGAIAGLSAEDVRRLNMMISNVASQHVHPAINPMTENILTDEGSEIIVVAVPVGLCKPYSDNQGIIWVKSGADKRKVTAREELQRMFQEAGLVYADEVPVNGLTATDIDLKYFSTFFEKLYGESVDAQQKTLLHILENMNLAKDGFLNVAGALLFSRNVKYKLPLFIVKAVHYPGTDIDTARYEDSRDFSGLLEEVYTDTLSFILSNVPYRQNDQNVNSTAVPVVAKTVWEELLSNALFHRDYFVAAPVRLFMFSNRVELVSPGHLPNNLTIENIKAGNSVSRNPILTSYGSKILPYRGLGNGIRRALKLHKKITFVDDRAGNQFKAIVFY is encoded by the coding sequence ATGGAATTAGTTGAACTATATGATATATTGTTGAAGGGTGAAGATAGCAAGAACCAATTCAAGCAGAATTTTACCAATTCTGATAGTTTGGCTGCAGAAATGGTGGCTTTCAGCAATAGCGATGGAGGAAGGATTTTTATCGGGGTTGCTGATGATGGTGCGATAGCAGGTCTTTCTGCTGAAGATGTTCGTAGATTGAATATGATGATTTCCAATGTTGCTTCTCAGCATGTTCATCCAGCAATCAACCCTATGACAGAAAACATATTGACAGATGAAGGTTCTGAAATCATTGTGGTTGCTGTTCCTGTAGGCTTATGCAAGCCTTATTCAGATAACCAAGGTATCATTTGGGTAAAAAGTGGGGCAGATAAACGAAAAGTGACTGCCCGTGAAGAATTACAGCGTATGTTTCAGGAAGCAGGGCTGGTTTATGCGGATGAAGTTCCTGTAAACGGTTTGACGGCTACGGATATAGATTTGAAGTATTTCAGTACTTTTTTTGAGAAACTTTATGGGGAATCCGTTGATGCGCAGCAGAAAACTTTATTACATATTTTGGAAAATATGAATTTGGCAAAGGATGGTTTCCTTAATGTGGCGGGAGCCTTGCTCTTTTCAAGAAATGTCAAGTATAAGCTGCCATTGTTCATCGTCAAGGCAGTGCATTATCCTGGTACCGATATTGATACTGCCAGATATGAAGACAGCAGAGATTTTTCTGGATTGCTGGAGGAAGTATATACTGATACGCTTTCTTTTATTCTGAGCAATGTGCCTTATCGGCAAAATGATCAAAATGTAAATTCAACTGCAGTACCTGTAGTAGCAAAGACCGTATGGGAAGAGCTTTTGTCCAACGCACTTTTTCATCGTGACTATTTTGTTGCGGCTCCAGTCCGTCTCTTTATGTTCAGTAACCGTGTAGAACTTGTTAGTCCTGGGCATTTACCTAATAATCTGACGATTGAAAATATCAAAGCAGGAAATTCAGTGAGTAGAAATCCTATACTTACTTCTTACGGAAGTAAAATACTTCCTTACCGTGGCCTTGGAAATGGCATAAGGCGGGCATTGAAACTGCATAAGAAGATTACATTTGTAGATGACAGAGCCGGAAATCAATTTAAGGCAATTGTTTTCTATTGA